One window of Chryseobacterium sp. JJR-5R genomic DNA carries:
- the xylA gene encoding xylose isomerase, with protein sequence MNTLTGTKEFFTGIEKIQFEGKESRNPMAFRYYDAEKIIMGKPMKEWTRFAMAWWHTLCADGSDPFGGPTIHHPWDTGNDAVARAMHKMDAGFEFMSKMGFGYYCFHDIDLVAPADNWKDYEKNLQSVVAYAKQKQAETGIKLLWGTANVFTHERYMNGASTNPNFDVLACAGTQVKNSIDATIALGGENYVFWGGREGYMSLLNTDMKREKDHLARFLSMSRDYARQQGFKGTFLIEPKPMEPTKHQYDYDSETVIGFLRHYGLDKDFKLNIEVNHATLAGHTFEHELQVAVDAGLLGSIDANRGDHQNGWDTDQFPVDYHDMVQAWLVLLPAGGLGTGGVNFDAKIRRNSIDPEDLFISHISGMDVFARGLLAAADILEHSDYKKLRTDRYASFDSGNGKAFEEGALTLEDLRKIAHEIGEPQPKSGKQELFEAIVNMYI encoded by the coding sequence ATGAACACTTTAACAGGTACAAAAGAGTTTTTTACAGGTATTGAAAAAATTCAGTTTGAAGGAAAAGAAAGCAGAAACCCAATGGCTTTCCGCTATTACGACGCAGAAAAAATCATCATGGGGAAACCGATGAAAGAATGGACGCGTTTTGCAATGGCCTGGTGGCATACCTTGTGTGCTGACGGAAGCGATCCGTTCGGCGGACCTACCATCCATCATCCCTGGGACACAGGAAACGATGCTGTTGCCAGAGCCATGCACAAAATGGATGCAGGCTTTGAATTTATGTCCAAAATGGGCTTCGGCTATTACTGTTTCCATGATATCGATCTGGTAGCACCTGCTGACAACTGGAAAGATTATGAAAAAAACCTTCAGTCTGTCGTAGCATATGCAAAACAAAAACAGGCAGAAACGGGAATCAAGCTTTTATGGGGCACGGCCAATGTATTCACCCATGAAAGATACATGAACGGCGCTTCCACAAACCCGAACTTTGACGTTCTGGCATGTGCCGGGACCCAGGTTAAGAATTCTATTGACGCAACCATCGCTTTAGGCGGTGAAAACTACGTATTCTGGGGAGGAAGAGAAGGGTATATGAGCCTTCTGAATACCGACATGAAACGTGAAAAAGACCATTTGGCACGTTTCCTTTCCATGTCCAGGGATTATGCACGCCAGCAGGGTTTCAAAGGGACTTTCCTGATCGAGCCTAAGCCGATGGAGCCTACCAAACACCAGTATGACTATGATTCTGAAACGGTAATCGGGTTTCTGAGGCATTACGGGCTGGATAAAGACTTTAAGCTTAATATCGAAGTAAACCATGCAACACTGGCAGGCCATACTTTTGAGCATGAACTTCAGGTGGCCGTAGATGCAGGATTGCTCGGAAGCATCGATGCCAACAGGGGAGACCACCAGAACGGATGGGATACGGATCAATTCCCGGTAGATTACCATGATATGGTTCAGGCATGGCTGGTTCTCCTTCCTGCAGGAGGTTTAGGAACAGGCGGCGTGAATTTCGATGCCAAAATCAGGAGGAATTCCATTGATCCTGAAGATTTGTTCATCTCTCATATTTCCGGAATGGATGTATTTGCAAGAGGCCTTCTGGCAGCAGCGGATATTCTTGAGCATTCAGATTATAAAAAACTGAGAACAGACCGTTACGCTTCTTTTGACAGCGGAAACGGAAAAGCATTCGAAGAAGGAGCCCTTACCCTCGAAGACCTTCGGAAGATAGCACACGAAATTGGTGAACCTCAGCCGAAAAGCGGAAAACAGGAACTGTTTGAAGCAATCGTCAATATGTATATCTAA
- a CDS encoding xylulokinase: MYLLGYDIGSSSVKVCLIEASSGKVVASEFSPKKEMKITAVHPGWAEQNPVDWWTNLKLAHEAVMHESGVHPEDIKGIGITWQMHGLILVDKDQNLLRPSIIWCDSRAVPYGEQAFKTIGQERCLSHLLNSPGNFTASKLAWVKENEPEIFNKIDKIMLPGDYIAMRLSGHIGMTVEGLSEGIFWDFKNNCISEDVINHYGIPKSFFPEIIPTFGIQSTVSAAAAQELGLKEGTPISYRAGDQPNNALSLNVFNPGEIASTAGTSGVVYGVLDQLEYDKLSRVNTFAHVNHTPEQIRLGVLLCINGTGILNSWLKHNFATSLASYGDMNELASLSPVGSKGLSIVPFGNGAERVLENKETNCSIHGINFNIHSKGDILRAAQEGIVFSYEYGMDIMRSIGMDIRVIRAGNANMFLSSIFRQSLSSVSNAVIELYDTDGAVGAARAAGMGIGFYADSKEAFASLEKIAVIEPEHEKQEQYIEAYSRWKNHLKEII, from the coding sequence ATGTATTTACTAGGCTATGACATTGGCAGTTCTTCCGTGAAAGTGTGTCTTATTGAGGCATCCAGCGGCAAAGTGGTTGCTTCGGAATTTTCTCCTAAAAAGGAAATGAAAATCACTGCTGTTCACCCGGGATGGGCAGAACAGAATCCGGTCGACTGGTGGACCAATCTTAAACTTGCACACGAAGCCGTTATGCATGAGTCCGGGGTACATCCTGAAGATATCAAGGGGATCGGCATTACCTGGCAGATGCACGGTCTTATCCTGGTAGATAAAGATCAGAATCTGCTGAGGCCTTCCATTATCTGGTGTGACAGCCGTGCGGTTCCATACGGCGAGCAGGCATTCAAAACCATCGGACAAGAAAGATGCCTTTCGCATCTGCTGAACTCACCGGGAAACTTTACCGCTTCCAAGCTGGCATGGGTAAAGGAAAATGAGCCGGAAATTTTTAATAAGATCGATAAGATCATGCTGCCGGGGGATTATATTGCCATGAGGCTTTCCGGGCATATCGGGATGACGGTTGAAGGTTTGTCTGAAGGGATTTTCTGGGATTTTAAAAATAACTGCATCTCAGAGGACGTAATCAACCATTACGGAATCCCGAAAAGTTTTTTCCCGGAAATTATTCCCACTTTCGGAATCCAGTCGACAGTTTCGGCAGCCGCAGCTCAGGAATTAGGACTGAAAGAGGGAACACCTATTTCCTACCGGGCAGGGGACCAGCCGAACAACGCACTTTCTCTGAATGTGTTCAACCCCGGGGAAATTGCTTCTACAGCAGGCACTTCAGGCGTTGTATATGGTGTTCTGGATCAGCTTGAATATGATAAGTTATCCAGGGTAAATACGTTTGCCCACGTAAACCACACTCCTGAACAGATCAGATTAGGTGTTTTGCTCTGCATCAACGGGACCGGGATTTTAAACTCATGGCTGAAGCATAATTTTGCCACTTCACTGGCTTCTTACGGCGATATGAACGAACTGGCTTCACTGTCACCGGTCGGTTCCAAAGGGCTGAGCATCGTGCCTTTCGGAAACGGGGCGGAAAGGGTCTTGGAAAATAAAGAAACCAACTGCTCAATTCACGGGATTAATTTTAACATCCATTCAAAAGGTGATATTCTGCGTGCCGCACAGGAAGGAATTGTTTTTTCCTATGAATACGGAATGGATATCATGAGGAGTATCGGGATGGACATCCGGGTAATCAGGGCCGGGAATGCCAATATGTTTCTGAGTTCCATTTTCCGGCAGTCGCTTTCCAGTGTCAGCAACGCTGTTATTGAGCTTTATGATACCGACGGAGCAGTGGGGGCAGCAAGAGCGGCAGGAATGGGAATCGGTTTTTATGCAGATTCCAAAGAAGCTTTTGCTTCCCTTGAAAAAATAGCCGTGATAGAACCGGAACACGAAAAACAGGAACAGTATATAGAAGCCTATTCCAGATGGAAAAACCATCTTAAGGAAATCATCTAA
- a CDS encoding NUDIX hydrolase: protein MSPDFIHTYVSVDCVVFGFDYENRLNILLVQRHVEDVPLERQRKLPGSLIFSDEDVDDAAQRVLHELTGIKKMVLKQFKCFADPARATSEHDIRWMGEEYKHDIDRIITVAYLSLCKIDHKINSTKYDTVDWFPIDEVPTLPFDHNKIISESLVEIRKWIESDFTIIFELLPKRFTIRQLYQLYTALSEKHIDIKNFHKKISSFNYIVPLDEIEKNVSHRAARYYKFDAKVYKKNNTKLIK, encoded by the coding sequence ATGAGCCCTGATTTTATTCATACGTACGTATCTGTTGATTGTGTTGTGTTCGGATTTGATTACGAAAACAGGCTGAACATTTTACTGGTTCAGCGCCATGTGGAGGATGTTCCTTTGGAGCGTCAGAGAAAACTGCCGGGCAGCCTTATTTTCAGTGATGAGGATGTTGACGATGCCGCGCAAAGGGTGCTTCATGAGCTTACGGGTATTAAGAAAATGGTTCTTAAGCAATTCAAATGCTTTGCAGATCCGGCGCGTGCCACCAGTGAGCATGACATCAGATGGATGGGAGAGGAGTACAAACATGATATCGACAGGATTATTACTGTAGCCTACCTTTCGCTCTGTAAAATCGATCATAAGATCAACAGTACGAAATACGATACCGTAGACTGGTTTCCGATCGATGAGGTGCCTACACTCCCTTTTGACCATAATAAAATCATCAGCGAGTCTCTGGTGGAGATCAGAAAATGGATCGAGTCTGATTTCACCATTATTTTCGAGCTGCTGCCGAAAAGATTTACCATCAGGCAGCTGTATCAGCTGTACACGGCCCTAAGTGAAAAGCATATCGATATTAAAAACTTTCATAAAAAGATATCCTCATTCAACTACATTGTCCCTTTGGATGAAATAGAAAAAAATGTTTCGCACCGAGCGGCAAGATATTATAAGTTCGACGCCAAAGTCTACAAAAAGAACAACACTAAACTAATAAAATAA
- the ribA gene encoding GTP cyclohydrolase II, with protein MLQIQAQSDIPTDFGVFTVYAFSEDNTDWMPHLAWVSKTTDFDRAVHVRFHSECITGEVFHSKKCECGQQLDAAMKFVSEKGGMIIYLRQEGRNIGIINKLKAYALQEQGLDTVEANLRLGLPADGRNFEAAIEMLKLLEVKSIYLLTNNPDKLKALEGSGITLAGRVPLEINSNPVNESYLMTKKDYFGHLLEKI; from the coding sequence ATGTTACAAATACAGGCACAGTCTGATATCCCGACTGACTTTGGGGTCTTTACCGTATATGCATTTTCCGAAGATAATACAGACTGGATGCCGCATCTGGCATGGGTTTCTAAAACAACGGATTTCGACAGGGCAGTTCATGTACGGTTCCATTCAGAATGCATCACGGGTGAAGTTTTCCATTCAAAAAAATGTGAGTGCGGCCAGCAGCTTGACGCAGCCATGAAGTTTGTCTCTGAAAAAGGGGGAATGATTATTTACCTGAGGCAGGAAGGCCGGAATATCGGGATCATCAATAAATTGAAAGCTTATGCCCTTCAGGAGCAGGGACTGGATACGGTTGAAGCCAATCTCCGGCTGGGGCTTCCGGCAGACGGAAGGAATTTTGAAGCAGCCATAGAAATGCTTAAGCTTTTGGAAGTTAAAAGCATTTACCTGCTTACCAATAATCCTGACAAACTGAAAGCGCTGGAGGGCAGCGGCATTACCCTGGCCGGAAGGGTCCCTCTGGAAATAAACTCCAATCCGGTAAATGAAAGCTACCTGATGACCAAGAAAGATTATTTCGGCCACCTGCTGGAGAAGATATGA
- a CDS encoding TetR family transcriptional regulator C-terminal domain-containing protein — MDNQNQNYITSESILELYGDYILNHGEKPKNVYLFAKENGFEEKEFYHFFSGFEHMEREIFNHFFKKSLELAAEVNISEGVTAKEKLLNVYFIFFENLTMNRSLVLSLLGKDRMDHAKVLDSLKRTHQQFINTLDFNEWEILRKAEKIRNFNEKSRQQALWLHLVSCIEFWKKDTSRDFEKTDIFIEKTIDTGFELIDNEPLKKLLDLGKFLWKEHR; from the coding sequence ATGGATAATCAAAATCAGAATTATATAACTTCGGAAAGCATACTCGAACTGTATGGCGATTATATTCTTAACCATGGCGAAAAGCCGAAAAATGTATATCTGTTTGCCAAAGAAAACGGGTTTGAAGAAAAAGAATTCTATCATTTCTTTTCCGGGTTTGAGCATATGGAGAGGGAAATTTTTAATCATTTTTTTAAAAAATCCCTGGAACTGGCGGCTGAAGTCAATATTTCGGAAGGAGTGACGGCAAAGGAAAAACTGCTGAATGTCTACTTCATTTTCTTTGAGAACCTGACGATGAACAGATCACTTGTGCTTTCCCTGCTGGGAAAAGACAGGATGGACCATGCAAAGGTATTGGACAGCCTGAAGAGAACCCATCAGCAATTTATCAACACGCTGGATTTCAACGAATGGGAAATACTGAGGAAGGCAGAGAAAATCAGGAACTTTAACGAAAAATCCAGGCAGCAGGCCTTATGGCTTCATTTGGTTTCGTGTATTGAGTTCTGGAAAAAAGACACGTCGCGGGACTTTGAAAAAACAGATATTTTCATTGAAAAAACAATTGATACGGGATTTGAACTAATCGATAATGAACCCTTGAAAAAGCTTCTCGATCTCGGAAAATTTTTATGGAAAGAACACCGGTAA
- a CDS encoding AarF/ABC1/UbiB kinase family protein — protein MKTLDKIPTGKIERTGSLLKAGAKVGVNYLKYYGNKITKDEGEARKILNEDNASDIYDSLKELKGSALKVAQMLSMEKNMLPVEYVEKFSLSQFSVPPLSGALVRKTFRKYFGRNPEEIFDEFSSESVNAASIGQVHKARKNDRPLAVKIQYPGVRESISSDLKMVKPIAMKMFNIKKDGSESYFQEVEDKLYEETDYNLELQRSQHFAAECRHLPNLLFPTYYPEYSCEKIITMDWMPGLHFSEFTKKNNTQEELNLIGQTLWDFYMYQMHILKKVHADPHPGNFLVSDDQKLLVIDFGCIKEIPEDFYTPYFEMARAENLKDPEIFREKLYTLEILRDDDTPEETAFFSKLFYELLELFTRPFNREDFDFSDDSFFNEIADLGQRYSKLSDMKGMNANRGSRHFIYLNRTFFGLYHMMHDLKSNRVVINNYKNFVKP, from the coding sequence ATGAAAACATTAGATAAAATACCGACGGGGAAAATTGAAAGAACGGGCAGCCTCCTGAAAGCAGGTGCCAAAGTGGGCGTCAATTACCTGAAATATTACGGCAATAAGATAACCAAGGATGAAGGCGAAGCAAGGAAGATCCTGAATGAGGACAATGCTTCGGACATATATGATTCACTGAAAGAACTGAAAGGCTCTGCCCTGAAAGTTGCGCAGATGCTGAGCATGGAGAAGAATATGCTTCCGGTGGAATATGTGGAAAAATTTTCACTGTCACAGTTTTCAGTACCGCCGCTTTCTGGAGCATTGGTGAGGAAGACGTTCAGGAAATACTTCGGAAGAAACCCTGAGGAGATATTTGATGAATTTTCTTCGGAATCAGTAAACGCAGCAAGCATAGGCCAGGTCCATAAAGCCCGGAAAAATGACAGGCCCCTTGCCGTGAAAATACAGTATCCAGGCGTGCGTGAGAGCATCAGCAGCGACCTTAAAATGGTAAAGCCGATCGCCATGAAGATGTTCAACATTAAAAAAGACGGCTCGGAATCTTATTTCCAGGAAGTTGAAGACAAACTCTATGAGGAAACGGATTATAACTTAGAACTTCAGCGGAGCCAGCATTTTGCAGCGGAATGCAGGCACCTTCCGAATCTTCTTTTCCCTACTTATTATCCGGAATATTCCTGTGAAAAGATCATTACGATGGACTGGATGCCCGGGCTCCATTTTTCAGAGTTCACCAAAAAAAACAATACGCAGGAAGAGCTGAACCTGATAGGCCAGACCCTCTGGGACTTCTACATGTACCAGATGCACATCCTGAAAAAAGTGCATGCAGACCCGCATCCGGGCAATTTTCTGGTTTCTGACGATCAGAAGCTGCTGGTAATCGATTTCGGGTGCATCAAGGAAATCCCGGAAGATTTTTATACGCCTTATTTTGAAATGGCCAGAGCGGAAAACCTGAAGGATCCTGAAATATTCAGGGAGAAATTATACACACTGGAAATATTGCGAGACGATGATACGCCTGAGGAAACAGCATTTTTCTCCAAGCTCTTTTATGAATTGCTGGAACTGTTTACCCGTCCATTCAACAGGGAAGATTTTGATTTTTCCGATGATTCGTTTTTTAATGAAATCGCAGACCTCGGACAGCGGTATTCAAAGCTCAGCGATATGAAAGGGATGAATGCCAACAGGGGTTCCAGGCATTTTATTTATCTTAACAGGACATTCTTCGGGCTGTACCATATGATGCATGACCTGAAATCAAACCGTGTGGTCATCAACAATTACAAAAATTTTGTAAAACCGTAA
- a CDS encoding DUF2256 domain-containing protein: MPAGLPSKTCEVCGLPFNWRKKWKKNWDEIKYCSERCRKNKKSISSGTPKT; encoded by the coding sequence ATGCCTGCCGGACTGCCTTCAAAGACCTGTGAAGTCTGCGGACTTCCTTTCAACTGGCGCAAAAAATGGAAAAAAAACTGGGACGAAATCAAATACTGCAGCGAACGATGCCGGAAAAACAAAAAATCAATATCCTCTGGTACACCAAAGACCTGA
- a CDS encoding DASH family cryptochrome gives MPEKQKINILWYTKDLRTRDQESLYRIMQEETPFLAVYIFDEDFYNKRQWGFRKCGRYRAKFLLKSVRGLSSVLQEKNIPFLVKYGKTESVFRALSEKYTVEKIFCQQEWTQEERETERRIKSVLPSAAWEKSYSQFLISPDSTQAYFSKVPVQFTAFRQKLEKNFTVREEFDSEHSDYDKSGPELHFTSDDVSLKSLGFDEYEPDSRTAFPFSGGERQASQRLSYYFSETRNLDTYKETRNGMKGTDYSSRFSAWLADGSLSAVTVYHEIKRYEARHRSSESSYWMVFELLWRDFFRHTSLEYGDNVFRQHGINGKAYDYDPDPELIRQWTEGETASEFINANMMELKHTGWMSNRGRQNVASYFSKILKQDWRAGAAYFEEMLIDYDVHSNYGNWMYLAGVGNDPRNRVFSPEKQAAQYDPEQEFIQLWLNR, from the coding sequence ATGCCGGAAAAACAAAAAATCAATATCCTCTGGTACACCAAAGACCTGAGAACGAGAGACCAGGAATCCCTGTACCGGATTATGCAGGAAGAGACGCCGTTTCTTGCCGTGTATATTTTTGATGAGGATTTTTACAATAAAAGACAGTGGGGATTCAGGAAGTGCGGCCGTTACCGGGCTAAGTTCCTGCTGAAAAGTGTTCGGGGCCTAAGCTCTGTTCTACAAGAAAAGAATATTCCTTTTCTTGTAAAATACGGAAAAACGGAATCTGTATTCAGGGCACTTTCTGAGAAATACACGGTGGAAAAAATCTTCTGCCAGCAGGAATGGACACAGGAGGAACGCGAAACGGAACGCAGGATAAAAAGCGTTCTGCCTTCTGCAGCTTGGGAAAAATCATACTCCCAGTTTCTTATCAGTCCTGATTCTACGCAGGCGTATTTCTCAAAAGTCCCAGTACAGTTTACCGCGTTCAGGCAGAAGCTTGAAAAAAACTTTACGGTCCGTGAGGAATTTGATTCCGAGCATTCGGACTATGATAAATCCGGTCCTGAACTTCATTTTACCAGTGATGATGTCAGCCTGAAGTCATTGGGGTTTGATGAATATGAACCCGACAGCCGTACCGCTTTCCCGTTTTCGGGAGGTGAAAGGCAGGCATCACAGCGATTATCCTATTATTTTTCTGAAACCCGAAATCTGGACACCTACAAAGAAACCCGAAACGGAATGAAGGGTACCGATTACAGCAGCCGGTTTTCTGCATGGCTTGCCGACGGAAGCCTTTCTGCGGTAACGGTTTACCATGAAATAAAAAGATATGAAGCCCGGCACCGGAGCAGCGAATCTTCTTACTGGATGGTTTTTGAACTGCTCTGGCGCGATTTCTTCAGGCATACGTCGTTAGAATACGGAGACAATGTGTTCCGTCAGCACGGCATTAACGGGAAGGCATATGATTATGATCCTGACCCGGAACTGATCCGGCAGTGGACCGAAGGAGAAACAGCATCCGAATTCATCAATGCGAATATGATGGAACTAAAGCATACCGGATGGATGAGCAACCGGGGAAGGCAGAATGTGGCTTCTTACTTCAGTAAAATCCTCAAACAGGACTGGAGAGCGGGTGCCGCTTATTTTGAAGAAATGCTGATTGATTACGATGTACACAGCAATTACGGCAACTGGATGTACCTCGCCGGAGTCGGAAATGATCCGCGGAACAGGGTCTTCAGTCCCGAAAAACAGGCAGCCCAGTATGACCCCGAACAGGAATTCATACAGTTATGGCTGAACAGATAA
- a CDS encoding TIGR03643 family protein, translated as MDKQFSPQQTDRIIEMAWEDRTPFEAIAFQFGISEAEVIQLMRSELKPSSFRLWRKRVNSGVSQKHLMKRSEEMIRFRCSRQRVISNNKISKR; from the coding sequence ATGGATAAACAATTCAGTCCCCAACAGACAGACCGGATTATTGAAATGGCATGGGAAGACCGGACACCGTTTGAGGCCATTGCCTTTCAGTTCGGGATCAGTGAAGCAGAAGTAATCCAGCTGATGCGCTCGGAGCTTAAACCGTCAAGCTTCAGGTTGTGGAGGAAGCGGGTCAATTCCGGAGTCAGCCAAAAGCACCTTATGAAAAGAAGCGAAGAAATGATCCGGTTCCGGTGCAGCAGGCAGCGTGTAATCAGCAATAATAAGATTTCAAAAAGATAG
- a CDS encoding SDR family oxidoreductase, giving the protein MKNIVIIGCGSGIGLAAAKILSENHKITGISRTFNPELQHENIEFHEMDILTGNLDDITFPESVDGLVYAPGSINLKPFNRLTEDDFKNDFEINVLGAVKCIRKLLPNLKKPESSSIVLYSSVAAKLGMPFHASVAASKSAVEGLVKSLAAEFSAQKIRVNAIAPSLTDTALASQLLSTPEKREASGKRHPLQRIGNPAEMAEMTAFLLSDKATWITGQVFGVDGGMGSVKL; this is encoded by the coding sequence ATGAAAAATATTGTCATCATCGGATGCGGATCAGGGATCGGACTGGCTGCTGCGAAAATCCTTTCGGAAAACCATAAAATCACCGGTATTTCCAGGACGTTTAACCCGGAACTTCAGCATGAGAATATCGAATTTCATGAAATGGATATCCTTACCGGAAATTTAGACGATATTACCTTTCCTGAAAGTGTTGACGGGCTTGTATATGCGCCAGGAAGCATCAACCTGAAACCGTTTAACCGCCTTACGGAAGATGATTTTAAGAATGATTTTGAAATCAATGTTTTGGGAGCTGTAAAATGCATCCGGAAACTGCTTCCGAATCTGAAAAAACCGGAAAGTTCGTCCATTGTACTGTACAGTTCCGTAGCAGCGAAACTGGGAATGCCTTTTCATGCTTCGGTTGCTGCCAGCAAAAGTGCCGTTGAAGGACTGGTAAAAAGCCTTGCGGCAGAATTTTCGGCACAGAAAATACGGGTCAATGCCATCGCGCCTTCTTTAACAGATACGGCACTTGCTTCACAGCTGCTTTCCACCCCGGAAAAAAGAGAGGCTTCCGGCAAAAGGCATCCGCTGCAAAGAATCGGGAACCCTGCAGAAATGGCAGAGATGACAGCATTCTTACTTTCTGATAAGGCAACATGGATTACCGGGCAGGTTTTCGGGGTTGATGGCGGAATGGGAAGCGTTAAACTGTAA
- a CDS encoding MarR family winged helix-turn-helix transcriptional regulator, with product MHTDFFIDLLLQVKDFENSGSYAPQAKVEDFRLWLNDKKYREESPTKLFKNEQHEVSFRENEICKQILLLSRYSKQLVRKGLGEFPELANEEFTYLYRLKDEPNLTKIQLIEKNGHEKQTGTQIIKRLLEAGLIEEKNDEEDRRSKRLNLTKKGEDRFHQSVEKVNLTSVILSGKLCDEEKSDLLKTLIKLNDFHSHLYSEHRNSDVNLIRQLI from the coding sequence ATGCATACTGATTTTTTTATCGATCTGCTTCTGCAGGTAAAAGATTTTGAAAATTCCGGATCCTACGCGCCCCAGGCTAAAGTGGAAGACTTCCGGCTGTGGCTGAATGATAAAAAATACAGGGAAGAAAGCCCTACCAAGCTTTTTAAGAATGAACAGCATGAGGTTTCCTTCAGAGAAAATGAAATCTGTAAGCAGATCCTTTTGCTGAGCAGGTATTCTAAACAGCTGGTAAGAAAAGGGCTTGGGGAATTCCCTGAACTGGCTAATGAAGAATTCACCTACCTGTACCGGCTGAAAGACGAACCAAACCTCACCAAAATACAGCTGATTGAAAAAAACGGCCATGAAAAGCAGACCGGAACGCAGATCATCAAAAGACTCCTGGAAGCCGGGCTGATTGAAGAAAAAAATGACGAAGAAGACCGCCGGAGCAAAAGGCTGAACCTTACCAAAAAAGGGGAAGACCGTTTTCACCAGTCGGTTGAAAAGGTAAATCTTACTTCTGTGATCCTGTCAGGTAAACTCTGCGATGAAGAAAAAAGCGATTTATTAAAGACTTTAATCAAGCTGAATGATTTTCATTCCCACCTGTATTCCGAGCACAGAAATTCAGACGTAAACCTGATCCGCCAGTTGATTTAA